The segment GATCACCAGGCTTTCCGTCCAAGCCCGGCTTTCCCCGTAGCGCACGCCCCTCAGGAAGGGGCCGTCCGTGATGCCGGTGGCGGCGAAGTGGGTGTCCTCGGCGGCGCAGAGCTCATCCAAGGTGTACACCCTATCCAGGTCGTACCCAGCATGCACCACATTCCAGCGCTCTTCCTCGCTTTGCGGGTCCAGGCGCATCTGCATCCCTCCCCCTAGGGCCCGCACCGCCACCGCAGCGATTACCCCCTCCGGGGTGCCCCCGGTGCCCATGAGGACATCGATACCGGTATCGGGTAGCACCGCCGCCAAAGCCCCACCCACATCCCCATCGGTCTGCAGGCTGATGCGGGCCCCCGCCAGGCGGATTTCCTCAATCAGGCGCTGGTGACGGGGCTTGTCCAGGACAAACACCGCAAGCTCCCGCACCTCCTTCTTCAAGGCACGGGCGATCTCCTTGAGGTTGTCGGCCACCGAGGCCTTCAGGTCTATGGCCCCCTTGGCCTCGGGCCCCACCACCAGCTTGGCGGCGTAGAAGGCCGGGCCCGGGTTGAAGAGGGTACCCTCGGGAGCGGCGGCGATCACGCTGATGGCCCCCGGGCGACCCAAGGCGAGAAGCCTCGTGCCCTCCACGGGGTCCACAGCCAAGTCCCAGAGGGGACCTTCCCCCTGGCCCAGAACCTCCCCGTTATAGAGCATGGGGGCCTTGTCCTTCTCCCCTTCCCCGATCACCACCCGACCGCGGAAGTCCGGGCTGTTGAGGAGAAGGCGCATGGCCTCCACCGCCGCCCGGTCGCCCCCTTCCTTATCCCCCCGGCCCACATAGCGGGCCGAGGCCAAGGCAGCCGCCTCCGTGGCCCGCATCAGGTCCAGGCCCAGGTTGCGCGTGGGCATAGCCATGCGCTTACCTTAGGGGGGAGTTTTTATTATTGCAATCATATGTTTTCGGGCATACCATAAGTCCATGCTCATATCTAAAAACGCTAAACTGCCTAACCCCGCTGCATTACGGGTTTTCGTCACGGTGGTGGAGGAAGGAGGGGTGGGCCGGGCAGCCCTGGCCCTGGGCATCACCCAGCCGGCGGTGAGCCAGTACCTGCGGGCTTTGGAGGAGCAGGTGGGGCATCCCCTCTTTGAACGCCAAGGGCGGCACCTGGTGCTTTCCCGGGTAGGACAGGCCCTTCTGCCCGAGGCCAGGCGGGTGGTGCAGGCCCTGGAGGAGTTCCAACGGGTTTCCCAGGCCATGGGCCGGCTGGAACTGGGAGAGGTCACCTTGGGAGCCGCCACCACCATGGCCACCTACGTGCTTCCCCTTTTCCTGAAGAACTTCCACGACGCTCATCCCGGGGTAAGGGTGCACGTGGAAAGCGGCTCCTCTGAGCGCCTAGCGGAGCGCCTGCTCATAGGGGAAGTGGAGTTCGCTGTGCTGGAGGGTGTGGAACACTGGGAAGGCTACGAGCGCCACCTTTTTTACGAGGATGAGCTGGTCCTCATCGTGCCCCCTGACCACCCTTGGGCTGGACGGGAAACCATACCGCCGGAGTGGCTAAGGGAAGAAACCCTCATCGTGCGTAAGCCTGGCTCCATGACCTGGCGGGCCCTGGAGCGGGCCTTTGAGCAGGCGGGGCTGGAACTCAACCCCATCTTCTACACCGACAACAACGAGGTCACCAAGCGCCTGGTGCTGGCGGGGGCCGGGGTGGGGATCGTGAGTCGGGTGGTGGTCCAGCCCAACCTGAAGGTGGGGAACCTCCGGGCCTTAAGGCTGGCTGCGCCCGTGGGGGAGATCCGCCGCTACTTCTGGCTGGTGCACCCCAAGAACGTGGCCAACCCAGCAGCCCGGACCCTCATCTCCCTGCTTCGCTCTTAGTGAGGCGCATGGCTAGGGCCAGGGCCACCACCATGAGGGAAAGAAGCCCCAGCTCGGCCAAGACCGCCATGAAGGCGGGGTCCGCCAGGTCAAACTTCTCCACGGCCTCCGCCGTCAGAACCAGGATGCGGCGGATGGCGGCGATGAGGCCGATGACCAGAAAAGGGGTGGCCTCGAGGGTCCCTTCCTTAGCGAAGCGGAGAAGGGTATAGAGGATCTCCGCCAGCATTAGGGCTAAAAGCACCCGGTCCAGAAGCCCCAGGGCCACCTCCCCGTAATCCCCCCTCATCAGGTGGTGCACCCCTTCCACCAAGGTGGAAAGGAGCAATACCGCCGCCCCGCCGGCGATGAGAAAGCCAGCGAAGAGGTAGATTACCGTTTCCGTTAGCTGGAGAAACCGGTAAGCGTCCCGCTTCACCGCTTTAGTCTACATCGTTGAGGTAGGTGAAATCCCCCTGCTCCTCCAAAAACTTCTGCATCTCGTAGGGGGAACGGATCCCTTCCTCCCCTGGGAAAGGACCTTCCATCCAGTGAGGCGGGGCCTCCGGGGGCGGAACCTGGAAGCCGTAGAGGTAGTAAAGGGCCCAGTACCCATGGGCATCCTTCAGGACCACCGCATCACCATACCCGTCCTCCAACACCTTCACCGCCCGCTTCCTGGCCTCCTGGTAGGGCATTTCCGAGTAGTCCATATCCGCCTCCTACTTGGACTCGTTAATGAAAAGCGTGTAGCCATTATCCTCAAGCCAACGGGCCTGGTCGTAAGGGGCACGGAAATCCTCGGGGGAAGGCTTGGGCCCCTCCACCCAGTCTGGGGTTTCCTCGGGATCCGGGGCCTTGCGCCCGTACCAGCTGTAGAAGTAGTAGAGGGCGTAGTATCCTCCCTCCCCCTCGAGGACCAAACCCTCCCCCAGCCCATCCACCAGAATCTTCAGCGCCTTGGCCTCCGCCTCCCGGTGGGCTAGCTGCCGCATAACACCTCCGTCATCACCAGGTAATCGGTGGTGATCCGGTCCCTGGCCATGGGGCGGAACACCCGGTTGGCGAACTCCACGTGCAGGGGATGGTCCCGGTAGAAGGAAACCACCTCCGGCCCCTCAAAGAGAACGGAGAGCCAGTAGCGGTAGCGGGCCCCTTCGGAAAGGGCCTCCCCGTAGCGAAGGCCACAGACCCCGGGTATCTGAAGCAGAACCTCCTCGGCCTTCTTGACCATCTCCCGCACCTCCTCGGGGCTCGCCTCGGCGTTGAACACAATCAGGTGCTCCACCATCCTCTCACCTCCTCCAGGTAGGAAAGGTCCACCACCACCCTTCCCCCGGCCCTTGGCCCCTGGAGCACAGGCGCAGGGTTCCCGGGCTCCCCCAGGTGGGGAAGAAGGGCGTGGGCTTCTCGGTAATCCTGGTCTAGGGTGTAAAGGCTCGGGGTGATGAGCACAGGGAAACCCGCCCCCAGGGCGCTCAGGAGGCCATTAAGGGAATCCTCCACCACCACCCCCTCCTCCGGGGCCAAGCCCAGGCGCTTTTGGGCCAGGAGGTAGATGCCGGGATCCGGTTTTTTCCTCTCCACCGCATCCCCGGCCAAAACCAGGGAAAACCAGCCGGAAAGACCCGTGCCCTCCAAAAAGGCCTCGGCGTTTTCCGGGCTGGTGGTGGTGCAAAGGGCCAAGGCTACCCCCGCCTCCTGGGCCTCGAGGAGAACCCGGCGCACCCCTGGGCGCAAGGTGACCCCTTCCTCCCGCAAAAGCTTCAGGTAAAGCTCCGTCTTGTACCGATGGACCTCGGCGATCTCCTCCCAGGAAAGCCCAGGCGCCCTAGGGGTTTCCTCCAGGGCCCGCTTCAGGCGCTCTTTCCCCCCGGTGGTCCAAAGGAGGCGGGCGTAGGTTTCCTGGTCCCAGTAAAGGGGAAGGCCAAAGTAGTCAAAGGCCCGGTTGAAGGCCTCCCGGTGGAGTTCCTCGGTTTCCGCCAGGGTGCCGTCCAAATCCCAAAGAAGAGCCTTCAGCTTCCCCACCATAGGCGCATCCGGGCCATGACCAAGTCCTTCAGGCCCTCCTTCACGGCCGCCATCAAGCCCAGGTAGTCTTCCGCTTCCACCTTCCTGAGAACCGAGGCCGCCTCGAGGGCCAAATCGGCATACAGGTTGATCTTGCGAATCCCCCTCACCACCAAAGCCCGGTACGCCTCTGGGCTCAGGCCCGAAGCCCCATGGAGGACCAGGGGCACGGGAAGGTTGCCCAGCTCCTCCAAAAGGAGCAGGTTCAGGCGCACCGGTCCCTTGTGCAGGCCGTGGCGGGTGCCAATGGAGACCGCCAGGGCGTCCACCCCGGTTTCCTCCAGGTAGCGCCTGGCTTCCATGGGATCCGTGTAGGCCACCGGTTCCTGGGAAACCTCCCCCCCGTAGCCTCCCGGCACCGCCCCCACCTCCCCTTCCACCGTGGCCCCATAGGCCCGGGCCACCTCCACCGCCAAGCGGGTCAGGCGGATGTTCTCCTGAAGGGGCAGGTGGCTTCCATCCAGCATCACGCTGGTGAACCCGAGCTTTAAGGCTTCCACCACCTCCCCCAGGCTTTCCCCATGGTCCAGGTGCAGGGCCACGGGCACCCCGGCCTCTTCCGCTAAAATCCTAAGCCCAGGAGCCAGCGCCCTTAAGGGCGGCCCTCCCAAATGGGGAGCCACGCTGAGGATGACGGGAAGGCCCAGGGTTTCCGCTCCCTCCAGGACGGCCTCGGCCCACTCCAGGCCCACCACGTCAAAGGCCCCCACCGCCCGGCCCTTCTCCGGCAAAACCTCCCGCAAGGTGGCCAGCATCCCTCCCCCTAACCTCCAAAGACCATGCCCTCACCCCGCATTCCCAAGAAGCGCGGGACAACCCCATGGACGTCCACCCGGGCGCACTCGGCCACATCCTCCCCCAAACCCACCCCCACCAGGGCCTTGGCGGCCTCGCTGCTGGAAAGGACAGGGAACGAAGGATTCTCCGCCAGGAAAAGGGCCAGATGGGCCATCTCCCCTTCCGGGGAAAACCCCAGGGCCTTCAGGCGCTTTCCGATGACCCCAGCAGTATAGAGATCGTCCAGGGCCATCTGGCCCTCCTTCCCCGCGCAGACCAGGTGTACCTCCTCCCCGGTTTCCCTGGCTTTCTCCGCCACCGCCCGGGCATTTTGCAAGGAACCGAGAAGGATGTGCCTGGCTCCCAGGGCAGCGTGGGCGGCCCGGGTGCCGTTGGTGGTGGCCATGACCACAACCTTACCCAACACCCCATCCACCTCCCGGGGGGAGTTGCCCAGGTCAAACCCCTCTGGGGGAAGCCCTCCCACCTCCCCGGCCAGGACCTCCCCATCCTGGCGCAAGGCCCGGGCGGCCTCCACTCCCTGGGCCAAAACCAGGGCCGTGGCCCCAGCCTTGAGGTAGAGGGCAGCGGTGGTGGTGGCCCGAATGACATCCACCACGATGGCTGCGCCACCGTAAGCGCCGGGGCGGGGAAGCGGGTCCACCCGAAATCTCATAGGAGCTCTTCCAAGGCCTCCGCCACCCCCTCCGGGGTGAAACCCAGCTTCTCGTAAACCTCGGGGTAAGGGGCGCTGGCCCCAAAGCGGTCTAGGCCCACCACCTTCTGGGCGTAGCGCTCCCAGCCCAGGGTCGCCCCTGCCTCCACCGCCAGGGTGGGGAGGCCGGGGGGAAGCACCTCCCTCCGGTACGCCTCGGGCTGGGCCTCAAAGAGCTCAAAGGAGGGCAGGCTCACCACCCGCACCCGGCGGCCCTTTTCCGCCAGGAGAGCTTTGGCCTTCAAGGCCAGGTGCACCTCGCTCCCCGTGGCCACGATCACCCCTTCGGGCTCCTCGGCATCCTCCAGCACGTAGCCGCCCCGGAGGAGCCCCTTGGCCTTCTCCGGGGAAAGGAGGGGCACCGCCTGCCGGGTGAGGATGAGGGCGGTAGGGCCTTCCTTCCGCTTCAAGGCCACCTGCCAGGCGTAGAAGGTTTCGTAGGCGTCCGCGGGCCGGATCACCCAAAGGCCCGGCATGGCCCGGAGGCTCATGAGGTGCTCCACGGGTTGGTGGGTGGGGCCATCCTCCCCCAGGGCGATGGAGTCGTGGGTGAAGACGAAGACCGTAGGGGTGCCCATGAGGGCTGCCAGGCGGATGGCGGGGCGCATGTAGTCGGAGAAGACCAGGAAGGTACCCCCGTAGGCCCGGTAGCCCCCGTGCACGTTCAAGCCGTTCAAAATGGCCCCCATTCCATGCTCCCGAACCCCGTAGTGGATATAGCGCCCCGTGGGGTTTTGAGGGGAGAAGTCCGCCATCCCCTGGGCCTGGGTGTTGTTGGAGGGTGTGAGGTCGGCACTCCCTCCAAGAAGCTCGGGCATCCTGGGGGCGATGGCATCCAGAGCCTTACCGCTGGCTGCCCGGGTGGCCACGGGCTTGTCAAAGGCTGGGGGTTCCTCGGGAAGGGAAGGGAGGCCGCCCTTTAAACGGCGCAAAAGCTCCTGGTGGAGATCGGGATAGGCCCGGGCATAGGTTTCCACGAGTTGTTCCCAGGCTTCCTGCCAAGCCCTTCCCTTCTCCCGCATGTCCATGTGCCGGTAGACTTCCTCGGGCACTTCCAAGGGCGGGTAGGGCCAGTCCAGGTTTTTGCGGGTGGCCTCCACCGCCTCCGAACCCAAAGGCTCCCCGTGGGCCTTGTGGGAGTCCTGCTTGGGGGAACCGTAGCCGATGTGGCTCCGCACGGCGATGAGGGAGGGCCTTTCGTCCAGCTGAGCCAGGCGGATGGCGTGGCGGAGGGCCTCGAGGTCGTTGGCATCCTCCACCCTAAGGGTGTGCCATCCATAGGCCCGGTAGCGAGCCAGGACATCCTCGGTGAAGGCCAGGTCGGTGGAGCCGTCAATGGAGATGTGGTTATTATCCCAAAACACGATGAGCTTGGAAAGCCTCCAGTGGCCTGCCAAGGAGCTGGCCTCCCCGGAAACCCCCTCCATCAGGTCCCCATCCGAGGCCAGCACGTAGGTGTAGTGGTTCACCACCTCGTAGCCCGGGCGGTTGAACTCCGCGGCGAGCTTCCTCTCCGCCAAGGCCAGGCCCACGGCGGTGGATATACCCTGGCCCAGGGGGCCAGTGGTCACCTCCACTCCCGGGGTGTGGCCGTACTCGGGGTGGCCCGGGGTCTTGGAGCCCCACTGGCGAAAGCGCTTCAACTCTTCTAGGGAAAGGTCGTAACCCGTGAGGTGTAGGACGGCGTAGAGGAGCATGGAGCCGTGCCCGGCGGAGAGGACGAAGCGGTCGCGGTTGGGCCAGGTGGGGTCCAAGGGGTTGTGGCGCATGACCTCCCGATAGAGGAGGTAGGCCAGGGGAGCCATGGCCATGGGCATGCCGGGG is part of the Thermus caldilimi genome and harbors:
- a CDS encoding phosphate-starvation-inducible PsiE family protein — its product is MKRDAYRFLQLTETVIYLFAGFLIAGGAAVLLLSTLVEGVHHLMRGDYGEVALGLLDRVLLALMLAEILYTLLRFAKEGTLEATPFLVIGLIAAIRRILVLTAEAVEKFDLADPAFMAVLAELGLLSLMVVALALAMRLTKSEAGR
- the glpX gene encoding class II fructose-bisphosphatase, yielding MPTRNLGLDLMRATEAAALASARYVGRGDKEGGDRAAVEAMRLLLNSPDFRGRVVIGEGEKDKAPMLYNGEVLGQGEGPLWDLAVDPVEGTRLLALGRPGAISVIAAAPEGTLFNPGPAFYAAKLVVGPEAKGAIDLKASVADNLKEIARALKKEVRELAVFVLDKPRHQRLIEEIRLAGARISLQTDGDVGGALAAVLPDTGIDVLMGTGGTPEGVIAAVAVRALGGGMQMRLDPQSEEERWNVVHAGYDLDRVYTLDELCAAEDTHFAATGITDGPFLRGVRYGESRAWTESLVIRGTTRTLRKVEAWHQLEKLRGLSPVAY
- a CDS encoding LysR family transcriptional regulator — its product is MLISKNAKLPNPAALRVFVTVVEEGGVGRAALALGITQPAVSQYLRALEEQVGHPLFERQGRHLVLSRVGQALLPEARRVVQALEEFQRVSQAMGRLELGEVTLGAATTMATYVLPLFLKNFHDAHPGVRVHVESGSSERLAERLLIGEVEFAVLEGVEHWEGYERHLFYEDELVLIVPPDHPWAGRETIPPEWLREETLIVRKPGSMTWRALERAFEQAGLELNPIFYTDNNEVTKRLVLAGAGVGIVSRVVVQPNLKVGNLRALRLAAPVGEIRRYFWLVHPKNVANPAARTLISLLRS
- a CDS encoding 2-phosphosulfolactate phosphatase codes for the protein MRFRVDPLPRPGAYGGAAIVVDVIRATTTAALYLKAGATALVLAQGVEAARALRQDGEVLAGEVGGLPPEGFDLGNSPREVDGVLGKVVVMATTNGTRAAHAALGARHILLGSLQNARAVAEKARETGEEVHLVCAGKEGQMALDDLYTAGVIGKRLKALGFSPEGEMAHLALFLAENPSFPVLSSSEAAKALVGVGLGEDVAECARVDVHGVVPRFLGMRGEGMVFGG
- a CDS encoding HAD-IA family hydrolase; the encoded protein is MVGKLKALLWDLDGTLAETEELHREAFNRAFDYFGLPLYWDQETYARLLWTTGGKERLKRALEETPRAPGLSWEEIAEVHRYKTELYLKLLREEGVTLRPGVRRVLLEAQEAGVALALCTTTSPENAEAFLEGTGLSGWFSLVLAGDAVERKKPDPGIYLLAQKRLGLAPEEGVVVEDSLNGLLSALGAGFPVLITPSLYTLDQDYREAHALLPHLGEPGNPAPVLQGPRAGGRVVVDLSYLEEVRGWWST
- a CDS encoding class II fructose-bisphosphate aldolase is translated as MLATLREVLPEKGRAVGAFDVVGLEWAEAVLEGAETLGLPVILSVAPHLGGPPLRALAPGLRILAEEAGVPVALHLDHGESLGEVVEALKLGFTSVMLDGSHLPLQENIRLTRLAVEVARAYGATVEGEVGAVPGGYGGEVSQEPVAYTDPMEARRYLEETGVDALAVSIGTRHGLHKGPVRLNLLLLEELGNLPVPLVLHGASGLSPEAYRALVVRGIRKINLYADLALEAASVLRKVEAEDYLGLMAAVKEGLKDLVMARMRLWWGS
- a CDS encoding annexin VII; its protein translation is MRQLAHREAEAKALKILVDGLGEGLVLEGEGGYYALYYFYSWYGRKAPDPEETPDWVEGPKPSPEDFRAPYDQARWLEDNGYTLFINESK
- the tkt gene encoding transketolase; protein product: MTETKDLTRLSVNAIRFLAIDAVEKAKSGHPGMPMAMAPLAYLLYREVMRHNPLDPTWPNRDRFVLSAGHGSMLLYAVLHLTGYDLSLEELKRFRQWGSKTPGHPEYGHTPGVEVTTGPLGQGISTAVGLALAERKLAAEFNRPGYEVVNHYTYVLASDGDLMEGVSGEASSLAGHWRLSKLIVFWDNNHISIDGSTDLAFTEDVLARYRAYGWHTLRVEDANDLEALRHAIRLAQLDERPSLIAVRSHIGYGSPKQDSHKAHGEPLGSEAVEATRKNLDWPYPPLEVPEEVYRHMDMREKGRAWQEAWEQLVETYARAYPDLHQELLRRLKGGLPSLPEEPPAFDKPVATRAASGKALDAIAPRMPELLGGSADLTPSNNTQAQGMADFSPQNPTGRYIHYGVREHGMGAILNGLNVHGGYRAYGGTFLVFSDYMRPAIRLAALMGTPTVFVFTHDSIALGEDGPTHQPVEHLMSLRAMPGLWVIRPADAYETFYAWQVALKRKEGPTALILTRQAVPLLSPEKAKGLLRGGYVLEDAEEPEGVIVATGSEVHLALKAKALLAEKGRRVRVVSLPSFELFEAQPEAYRREVLPPGLPTLAVEAGATLGWERYAQKVVGLDRFGASAPYPEVYEKLGFTPEGVAEALEELL
- a CDS encoding Dabb family protein, which produces MVEHLIVFNAEASPEEVREMVKKAEEVLLQIPGVCGLRYGEALSEGARYRYWLSVLFEGPEVVSFYRDHPLHVEFANRVFRPMARDRITTDYLVMTEVLCGS